In Rouxiella sp. WC2420, the following proteins share a genomic window:
- the fadI gene encoding acetyl-CoA C-acyltransferase FadI: MNKAIPLVTREGSRIAIIDGLRTPFAKQATAFHGIPAVDLGKMVVSELLAKSGIDPAEIDQLVFGQVVQMPEAPNIAREIVLGTGMRVSTDAYSVSRACATSFQAVANVAESIMAGTISVGIAGGADSSSVLPIGVSKSLARTLVDVNKARTLSQRLALFSKLRFRDLLPVPPAVAEYSTGLKMGDTAEQMAKSHGITRQQQDELAHRSHQLAAKAWEEGWLDSQVMSAHVPPYKEVLERDNNIRFDSSIEQYARLRPAFDRKHGTVTAATSTPLTDGAAAILLMSESKAKTLGLKPLGYLRSFAFAAIDVWEDMLLGPAYATPLALERAGLALNDMDLIEMHEAFAAQTLANIKMFASQQFAREKLGREQAIGEIDWEKFNVLGGSLAYGHPFAATGARMITQTLHELRRRGGKLGLTTACAAGGLGAAMILEVEE, encoded by the coding sequence ATGAATAAGGCAATTCCATTGGTTACGCGAGAAGGCAGCCGCATTGCCATTATTGATGGCCTGCGTACGCCTTTTGCCAAGCAGGCGACGGCGTTTCACGGTATTCCGGCGGTTGATTTAGGCAAAATGGTGGTCAGTGAACTGCTGGCAAAAAGTGGAATCGACCCTGCCGAGATTGATCAGCTGGTATTTGGGCAGGTTGTGCAAATGCCGGAAGCACCGAATATCGCGCGCGAGATTGTGTTGGGTACCGGTATGCGCGTATCAACGGATGCCTATAGCGTCTCTCGAGCCTGTGCAACCAGTTTTCAGGCGGTAGCCAACGTGGCGGAAAGTATCATGGCTGGCACCATCAGCGTCGGGATTGCCGGTGGCGCAGATTCGTCGTCGGTGCTGCCTATCGGGGTGAGTAAATCCCTGGCGCGCACGCTGGTTGATGTCAATAAAGCCCGAACGCTCTCGCAACGCCTGGCGCTATTTTCCAAACTCAGATTCCGCGATTTGTTACCGGTTCCTCCGGCGGTCGCCGAGTATTCCACCGGCTTAAAAATGGGGGATACGGCTGAACAGATGGCAAAATCGCACGGCATTACCCGTCAACAGCAAGATGAGTTGGCTCATCGTTCACATCAGCTGGCGGCCAAAGCCTGGGAGGAGGGATGGCTCGATTCACAGGTGATGAGTGCGCACGTTCCGCCTTATAAAGAGGTGCTGGAGCGGGATAACAATATTCGTTTTGATTCAAGCATTGAACAATATGCCCGGCTGCGTCCGGCGTTTGACAGAAAACACGGCACGGTAACCGCAGCAACCAGCACACCGCTGACTGATGGAGCGGCGGCGATTTTGCTGATGAGCGAATCGAAAGCTAAAACGCTGGGGCTAAAACCGCTGGGTTATTTGCGCAGTTTTGCCTTTGCAGCCATCGACGTTTGGGAAGACATGCTATTGGGACCTGCTTACGCTACGCCTTTGGCGCTAGAGCGCGCAGGGTTGGCTCTGAATGATATGGATTTAATTGAAATGCATGAGGCATTTGCCGCGCAGACGTTGGCCAATATCAAGATGTTTGCCAGTCAGCAGTTTGCCAGGGAAAAGCTGGGGCGAGAGCAGGCAATCGGCGAAATTGATTGGGAAAAATTCAACGTACTGGGCGGTTCGCTGGCCTATGGTCATCCGTTTGCCGCCACTGGCGCACGCATGATTACGCAAACTCTGCACGAACTGCGTCGCCGGGGCGGAAAACTTGGTTTAACCACCGCCTGCGCGGCGGGAGGATTAGGTGCGGCGATGATTCTGGAGGTGGAAGAATGA
- the fadJ gene encoding fatty acid oxidation complex subunit alpha FadJ — MTQKMLISPAELTDSAPSSAFTLYFTADDIGIITIDVPDEKVNTLKAEFAEQIHGILHSAQQHANLKGLIFVSGKKDSFIAGADISMIARCQQASEAEALAKKGQQVMAQIASFKLPVVAAIHGACLGGGLELALACHSRICSLDDKTQLGLPEVQLGLLPGSGGTQRLPRLIGAAKALDLMLTGRSLRAKQARRMGLVDDAVPQSILLQTAVELVRKGHQAERALSYKDSIMQGPLGRAVLFHLVRKQTRAKSKGHYPATEKIIDVVHIGLTQGSGNGYAAEAKAFGELVMTPESAALRSIFFATTALKKDFGAEAEPLTINKVAVLGGGLMGGGIAGVTITKAGLPVRIKDINQQGISNSLKYSWDLLQKKARRGYLKRTELQRQMMLLSGATDYSGFNQTDLVIEAVFEDLELKQRMIREVEENAAQHTIFASNTSSLPIHEIASSAARPEQVIGLHYFSPVDKMPLVEIIPHAKTSAQTIATTVAFARKQGKTAIVVGDSAGFYVNRILAPYINEATRCLIEGETIEHIDKSLMDFGFPVGPLQLLDEVGIDVGTKIIPILAAAFGERFAAPKELDAIIRDDRKGRKNSRGFYLYNSKRRKESIKQPDPSIYGLLNVTPKNKQTSQQIADRCVALMLNEALRCLDDGTIHSPRDADIGAVFGIGFPPFLGGPMRYIDSLGADRLLKNLQALQQQFGERFAPCQGLVSRAENGQKLYS; from the coding sequence ATGACTCAAAAAATGCTGATTTCTCCGGCTGAACTCACCGACAGTGCGCCATCTTCAGCCTTTACCTTATATTTCACTGCCGATGATATTGGCATCATTACTATTGATGTGCCTGATGAAAAAGTGAATACCCTAAAGGCGGAGTTTGCCGAGCAAATCCACGGCATCTTGCACAGCGCCCAGCAGCACGCCAATCTCAAAGGGCTGATTTTTGTCTCCGGTAAAAAAGATTCATTTATTGCCGGTGCTGATATCAGCATGATTGCCCGCTGTCAGCAGGCCAGTGAAGCCGAAGCGCTGGCGAAAAAAGGGCAACAGGTGATGGCGCAAATTGCCAGCTTTAAACTGCCAGTGGTGGCTGCGATCCACGGCGCGTGTCTGGGTGGCGGCCTTGAGCTGGCGCTGGCCTGCCATAGCCGCATCTGTTCGCTGGATGATAAAACTCAGCTCGGTTTGCCTGAGGTTCAACTTGGACTGCTGCCTGGTTCCGGCGGGACTCAGCGGTTGCCGCGATTAATTGGTGCAGCCAAAGCCCTGGATTTGATGTTAACCGGGCGAAGTCTGCGTGCAAAACAGGCACGCCGAATGGGGTTGGTCGATGACGCGGTGCCGCAATCCATTTTGCTGCAAACGGCAGTTGAGCTGGTCCGAAAAGGGCATCAGGCCGAAAGAGCGTTGTCTTATAAAGACAGCATTATGCAGGGGCCTTTGGGCAGAGCTGTGCTGTTCCATCTGGTGCGCAAACAAACGCGGGCCAAGTCAAAAGGGCATTATCCAGCGACAGAAAAGATCATTGATGTCGTCCACATCGGGCTAACTCAGGGCAGTGGTAACGGATATGCCGCTGAAGCGAAGGCTTTTGGCGAACTGGTAATGACGCCTGAATCTGCCGCTTTGCGCAGCATATTTTTCGCGACTACCGCCTTGAAAAAAGATTTTGGTGCCGAGGCTGAGCCATTAACCATCAATAAAGTGGCGGTTTTAGGGGGCGGATTGATGGGCGGGGGGATTGCTGGCGTAACGATAACCAAGGCTGGCTTGCCGGTGAGAATCAAAGATATTAATCAGCAAGGCATTAGCAATTCTCTGAAATATAGCTGGGATTTATTGCAGAAAAAAGCCAGGCGTGGCTATTTGAAACGCACCGAATTGCAACGCCAGATGATGCTGCTTTCAGGTGCAACCGATTATAGTGGCTTTAACCAGACTGATCTCGTCATTGAGGCGGTATTTGAAGATTTAGAACTCAAGCAAAGGATGATCCGCGAGGTTGAGGAAAATGCTGCCCAGCATACTATTTTTGCCTCAAACACCTCTTCTTTACCTATTCATGAGATTGCCAGCAGTGCCGCAAGGCCCGAGCAGGTCATTGGTCTGCATTATTTCAGTCCAGTCGATAAAATGCCGCTGGTGGAGATTATTCCTCACGCTAAAACCAGTGCCCAAACTATCGCTACCACCGTGGCCTTTGCAAGAAAGCAGGGCAAAACGGCCATCGTGGTAGGTGACAGCGCCGGGTTTTACGTCAATCGTATTTTGGCTCCCTATATTAATGAGGCGACACGCTGCTTGATTGAAGGGGAAACTATCGAACACATCGATAAGTCGCTGATGGATTTTGGTTTCCCTGTTGGCCCGTTACAGCTGCTGGATGAGGTCGGGATTGATGTCGGCACTAAAATCATTCCAATTCTTGCAGCCGCTTTCGGGGAGCGTTTTGCTGCGCCAAAAGAACTTGATGCCATTATCAGAGATGACAGGAAAGGCCGCAAAAACAGTCGGGGCTTTTACCTTTACAACTCGAAGAGGCGAAAAGAGAGTATTAAGCAGCCTGACCCTTCTATTTATGGGCTTTTAAATGTCACGCCTAAAAATAAACAAACTTCTCAACAAATCGCCGATCGCTGCGTCGCGCTGATGCTAAACGAAGCGCTGCGTTGCCTTGACGATGGCACAATACATAGCCCGCGTGACGCCGATATTGGTGCCGTTTTCGGCATCGGCTTCCCGCCATTTTTGGGCGGCCCAATGCGTTATATCGACAGCCTGGGAGCAGACCGCCTGTTGAAAAACTTGCAGGCTTTGCAGCAGCAGTTTGGTGAGCGTTTTGCCCCCTGCCAAGGATTAGTCTCCAGGGCTGAAAATGGACAAAAATTGTATAGCTGA
- the sixA gene encoding phosphohistidine phosphatase SixA, whose product MQVVIMRHGEAALDAASDSVRPLTDCGCDETVCMASWLNGRSVKIQRVLVSPYLRAQQTLEKVRQAITLPEKVDVLSELTPSGDPAQVAEELQALAKEGVSSVLVVSHLPLVGYLVAELCPGHCPPMFATSAMASVEINADTGQGSFDWQYSPSQVIAKAC is encoded by the coding sequence ATGCAAGTTGTAATTATGCGTCACGGTGAGGCTGCTCTTGATGCGGCCAGCGATTCAGTAAGACCTCTTACCGATTGTGGATGTGACGAAACAGTATGTATGGCGTCCTGGCTTAATGGGCGTTCGGTAAAAATTCAGCGCGTGCTGGTGAGTCCTTATCTCAGGGCGCAGCAAACGTTGGAAAAAGTCCGTCAGGCGATCACGCTTCCCGAAAAGGTTGATGTGTTGTCCGAACTGACGCCGAGCGGCGATCCTGCTCAGGTTGCAGAAGAGCTTCAAGCCTTGGCAAAAGAGGGGGTAAGCTCCGTACTCGTGGTGTCTCACTTACCCCTGGTAGGTTACCTGGTGGCTGAACTGTGCCCAGGGCACTGCCCTCCAATGTTTGCTACCTCTGCAATGGCCAGCGTTGAAATCAACGCCGATACCGGGCAGGGCAGTTTTGATTGGCAGTACAGCCCTTCTCAGGTAATTGCCAAAGCCTGCTGA
- the smrB gene encoding endonuclease SmrB, with amino-acid sequence MKKKYSLNKEDLALFREAVPGTKRLKNDTITHKPVKKPQVISSPKRLLQEQVDATYYFSDEFQPMLDNEGPVRYVRQDVSYFELKKLRRGDYSPELFLDLHGLTQLEAKKELGALVAACRREHVHCACVMHGHGKHILKQQTPLWLAQHPDVEAFHQAPREFGGNAALLVLVELDDKTPQDL; translated from the coding sequence ATGAAGAAAAAATATTCACTGAACAAGGAAGATCTGGCCTTGTTTCGTGAGGCTGTGCCGGGCACCAAGCGGTTGAAAAACGACACAATTACACACAAGCCGGTAAAAAAACCTCAGGTTATCTCTTCTCCAAAGCGTTTGCTTCAGGAGCAGGTTGATGCCACCTATTATTTCTCTGACGAATTCCAGCCGATGCTGGATAACGAAGGGCCGGTGCGCTATGTCAGGCAAGACGTCAGCTATTTTGAACTTAAAAAACTGCGTCGCGGAGATTACTCCCCCGAGCTGTTTTTAGATTTGCATGGTTTAACCCAGCTTGAGGCGAAAAAAGAATTGGGGGCGCTGGTTGCCGCCTGCCGTCGCGAACACGTGCACTGTGCCTGTGTAATGCACGGGCACGGTAAACATATTCTAAAGCAGCAAACACCGCTGTGGTTGGCGCAACATCCTGATGTTGAGGCTTTTCATCAGGCACCTCGGGAATTCGGCGGCAATGCGGCGCTGCTGGTACTTGTTGAGCTTGACGATAAAACCCCTCAAGATTTATAG